A genomic region of Klebsiella sp. RIT-PI-d contains the following coding sequences:
- a CDS encoding alpha/beta hydrolase, whose product MIDFIRFIDRFEQLKSSSPCSSNIIESRINDLYIRVYEPKTVVDEVLIVYHGGGVNADAGYDILARHLSHDLKICVCLVDIRGHGRSAGIRGDASSPAQIWRDVDAVIDYFRISNADARIHLLGHSSGAGMLINYLTQHPASRTIESLFLLAPALGPFAPSNLNRDYSVPFASINRWAFIINGMSAGFLCGRRTGVKLNFPNDIIHARPDFVQRYSVNMANALTPGDPVSQLKALSVPVTVMLAEQDELFDVSRMDAFFRRCGNQNLSSRVVEGSTHLDCLFALTDIVREHFTGLASITHEK is encoded by the coding sequence GTGATTGATTTCATCCGCTTTATTGATCGTTTTGAGCAGCTTAAATCCTCATCACCTTGCTCCAGTAATATTATCGAAAGTCGAATCAATGATTTATATATCAGAGTGTACGAGCCAAAAACGGTTGTGGATGAGGTTTTGATCGTATACCACGGTGGCGGGGTCAACGCAGATGCAGGCTATGACATTCTCGCACGGCATTTGAGCCACGATTTGAAAATTTGTGTTTGTCTTGTAGACATCCGTGGACATGGCCGTTCGGCAGGGATCAGGGGTGATGCTTCAAGCCCGGCTCAAATCTGGCGTGACGTTGATGCCGTCATAGATTACTTTCGCATCTCTAATGCTGATGCCAGGATTCATCTTCTTGGTCACTCCAGTGGCGCAGGCATGCTGATAAATTACCTCACTCAACACCCCGCATCGCGGACGATTGAAAGCCTGTTTCTGCTTGCCCCAGCGTTAGGGCCTTTTGCACCATCGAATCTAAACAGAGATTATTCCGTTCCTTTTGCATCCATAAATCGTTGGGCCTTCATTATCAATGGAATGAGCGCCGGTTTTCTTTGTGGACGTCGTACTGGAGTAAAACTGAATTTCCCCAATGATATTATTCATGCGAGGCCTGATTTTGTTCAACGCTATAGCGTAAATATGGCTAATGCTCTTACTCCGGGTGATCCCGTAAGTCAGCTAAAAGCGCTTTCTGTTCCAGTAACCGTCATGCTTGCTGAGCAAGATGAACTCTTTGATGTCAGTCGAATGGATGCGTTTTTCAGGCGCTGCGGGAATCAGAATTTAAGCAGTCGAGTTGTTGAGGGTAGCACGCATCTCGACTGTCTTTTCGCGTTAACGGATATCGTCAGAGAACACTTCACGGGGCTGGCTTCAATAACGCATGAGAAGTAA
- a CDS encoding alpha/beta hydrolase: MKNVTKSLRKSLLACLLLIPVEGAFAVETGQVVTQTELAQAAGLQEAASQYRLEYRSQDGVKGKGVRTDSAAVYLPEGPVPEGGWPVIVWTHGTVGIAHDCAPSLNPRTARDSQYLNTWLSLGYAIVAPDYPGLGSAGLHHYLDARAEAWSTLDSVRAAMTAFPLKNELILVGQSQGAHAAFSAAGYQPDYAPELNIIGTVLTGTPYFNAQNQVSSLFINNGEEKPATGDPKIPYAFYLYHSAKDRDPTLKATDYFQTAALDLLEEAKNLCITPLTERVMQEKLTMSNSLKPGIEAPLNAAISSLAYPTLHLKHPVFIGIGSNDINVPTAMQKQFAHDVRAAGTQVSEHLYPGLDHSGTVNPSLRDSVPFVLGLKADK, translated from the coding sequence ATGAAAAATGTCACTAAGTCGCTCAGAAAAAGCCTTCTAGCCTGTTTACTGCTGATCCCCGTAGAGGGGGCATTTGCCGTCGAAACGGGGCAGGTGGTGACGCAAACCGAATTGGCGCAGGCGGCAGGATTACAAGAAGCCGCCAGCCAGTATCGTCTGGAATACCGCTCGCAGGATGGTGTAAAGGGAAAAGGGGTGCGCACCGACAGTGCCGCGGTTTACTTGCCTGAAGGTCCTGTGCCAGAAGGCGGCTGGCCCGTGATCGTGTGGACCCACGGCACCGTCGGTATTGCCCATGACTGTGCGCCTTCTCTTAATCCACGTACCGCACGTGACAGCCAGTACCTCAACACCTGGCTGTCACTGGGGTACGCCATTGTTGCCCCAGACTATCCAGGGCTGGGCTCTGCCGGATTACACCACTATCTGGATGCCCGCGCTGAAGCATGGAGCACGCTTGATAGCGTACGCGCAGCGATGACAGCGTTCCCACTAAAAAATGAACTGATACTGGTGGGGCAATCGCAGGGCGCTCATGCCGCCTTTTCTGCTGCCGGGTATCAACCTGACTACGCCCCGGAACTCAATATCATCGGTACCGTACTTACCGGTACGCCTTATTTCAATGCACAAAATCAGGTATCCAGTCTGTTTATCAATAACGGTGAGGAGAAACCTGCAACCGGCGACCCGAAAATCCCTTATGCATTCTATCTTTATCACTCTGCAAAAGACCGGGATCCAACCCTGAAAGCGACAGATTATTTCCAGACGGCAGCCCTTGATCTTCTTGAAGAGGCGAAAAACCTGTGCATCACGCCATTAACTGAACGTGTTATGCAAGAAAAACTGACGATGAGCAACAGCCTCAAGCCCGGTATTGAAGCGCCGCTCAATGCCGCCATCAGTTCACTTGCATACCCAACGCTTCATCTTAAACACCCGGTGTTTATCGGTATTGGGAGTAATGACATTAACGTGCCCACGGCAATGCAGAAGCAGTTTGCTCACGACGTCCGCGCGGCGGGCACCCAGGTGAGTGAACATCTTTATCCGGGGCTCGATCACAGCGGCACCGTCAATCCATCGCTGCGGGACTCGGTGCCTTTTGTGCTGGGGTTGAAGGCTGATAAATAA
- a CDS encoding FUSC family protein, with the protein MIASNMLKRTLRQVNADLGPFPGRFATAWRIGLLSALMSFVAMFYGIPESAISCYLILFVMKPDGVVSMIMAAAIIILVTLVVGIILLILPWTLESIPLRMMVLIGSSFFFLWLGAASALGEVGNIIALVIAFIMGLIGVAPDGELATRAILYCWLMVASPMMLLIIFNLVMGRWPVKILYGNLAERVRLAEAALRAPDSEHLHAVHLALAEGQADNEQRAMLIRRLHLGRGSENIWLTAAVHNSYRLLLGVAEQAETLTDISRQQLADACRDVARALDNRQQPEPFVAPPDRPASEIASAIVALTSAHSGPLPSAAKTSFMAKDALINPRYCYFALKTTLASVICYAAYTIMDWQDIHTAMITCYVVALGTAGETAHKLTLRIIGCLIGAGLGIVSLVFVVPAMSDIGQLMILVFLVLTLSAWVSTGDERIAYCGIQIGLAFLLTVLHGFSPGDDLTPASGRIMGILMGNLVIYLIFSLIWPASIVDAVGKRIHAALNALATLAATPTAERMQCAMQTARIEQEIASARSTLQLMPFEPKHLRPGAEEHQRLIKILAVLNDTGRALFISQQNNHHERLRLSALIQPYTDSDDTTALPDDASPVVNAAPTAGDCQPGACNENPRIEHNFQKLKRLLK; encoded by the coding sequence ATGATTGCCAGTAACATGTTAAAGCGCACGCTACGCCAGGTTAATGCCGACCTGGGTCCCTTTCCAGGGCGGTTCGCCACCGCCTGGCGGATTGGGCTATTAAGCGCATTGATGAGCTTTGTGGCCATGTTCTATGGCATTCCTGAGTCCGCTATCAGCTGTTATCTCATTCTGTTTGTGATGAAACCGGACGGGGTGGTCAGCATGATAATGGCGGCGGCTATTATTATCCTGGTCACGCTGGTAGTCGGCATTATTCTCCTGATCCTGCCCTGGACCCTGGAATCTATTCCGCTGCGTATGATGGTACTTATCGGCAGCTCCTTTTTCTTTTTATGGCTGGGTGCCGCCTCTGCGCTGGGGGAGGTAGGTAATATTATTGCCCTGGTTATTGCCTTTATTATGGGACTTATCGGCGTTGCCCCTGACGGCGAGTTAGCCACCCGGGCCATTCTCTACTGCTGGCTGATGGTTGCCTCACCCATGATGTTACTGATCATATTCAACCTGGTGATGGGGCGCTGGCCGGTAAAAATTCTCTATGGCAATTTGGCGGAACGCGTACGCTTAGCAGAAGCCGCGCTGCGCGCGCCCGATAGCGAACATCTACACGCGGTGCATCTGGCGCTGGCAGAAGGTCAGGCAGATAACGAACAGCGGGCCATGTTGATCCGGCGCCTGCATCTGGGGCGCGGTAGCGAAAATATCTGGCTGACGGCGGCAGTCCACAATAGTTACCGTCTGCTGCTGGGCGTTGCCGAGCAGGCTGAAACGCTGACTGATATTTCCCGCCAGCAGCTGGCCGATGCCTGCCGCGACGTCGCGCGCGCCCTCGACAATCGGCAACAGCCGGAGCCTTTTGTCGCTCCCCCTGACAGGCCGGCAAGTGAAATTGCGTCTGCCATTGTCGCTCTTACTTCAGCGCATTCGGGTCCGCTGCCTTCAGCAGCTAAAACGTCCTTCATGGCGAAAGACGCCCTGATCAATCCCCGCTACTGCTATTTTGCCCTGAAAACGACTCTGGCCAGCGTCATCTGTTATGCGGCTTACACCATCATGGACTGGCAGGATATTCATACTGCAATGATCACCTGTTACGTGGTGGCGCTCGGCACTGCCGGCGAAACGGCACATAAGCTAACGCTGCGGATTATCGGTTGTTTGATTGGGGCCGGACTGGGCATTGTCTCTCTGGTATTTGTGGTACCCGCCATGAGCGATATTGGTCAGCTCATGATTCTGGTATTTCTGGTTTTAACGTTGTCAGCCTGGGTTTCAACGGGCGATGAGCGCATTGCCTACTGTGGGATCCAGATTGGTCTTGCCTTCTTATTAACCGTGCTACATGGATTTTCACCAGGCGACGATCTGACGCCTGCCAGCGGAAGAATTATGGGCATCCTGATGGGCAATCTGGTTATCTATCTTATTTTCAGCCTGATCTGGCCTGCGTCTATTGTGGATGCTGTGGGTAAACGTATTCATGCGGCTCTGAACGCATTAGCCACCCTTGCGGCTACCCCCACCGCAGAGCGAATGCAATGCGCGATGCAAACCGCGCGTATCGAGCAAGAGATAGCCAGCGCGCGCAGTACCCTGCAATTGATGCCATTCGAACCCAAGCACTTACGGCCTGGGGCAGAGGAACACCAACGGCTGATAAAAATACTGGCGGTATTGAATGATACCGGACGCGCCCTGTTTATCTCCCAGCAGAATAATCACCATGAACGGCTGCGCCTGAGTGCGCTGATCCAGCCGTATACCGATTCCGACGATACGACCGCTTTGCCTGACGATGCTTCACCGGTGGTTAATGCAGCACCGACCGCAGGCGATTGCCAGCCGGGTGCCTGTAACGAAAATCCCAGAATAGAACATAACTTTCAGAAACTTAAGAGATTATTAAAATGA
- a CDS encoding cell envelope integrity TolA C-terminal domain-containing protein has protein sequence MIKKIFMLAMVANMAAGCAPLHPAGCHKTTATGSCGSGNWDDQDEWGTQARAIRTAITDQLDEPQRWKGKKCRVHIEFAQNGTALKVSTSYGNKAYCEALKSAAQKAKFPAFTHQEVYRDFQKSRFDIDG, from the coding sequence ATGATAAAGAAAATTTTTATGCTGGCGATGGTAGCCAATATGGCAGCAGGTTGCGCACCGTTACACCCTGCTGGATGCCATAAAACCACTGCCACGGGTAGTTGTGGCTCTGGTAATTGGGATGATCAAGATGAGTGGGGTACGCAAGCACGGGCTATCAGAACAGCAATAACGGATCAACTTGATGAGCCACAACGCTGGAAAGGCAAAAAATGCAGGGTGCATATTGAATTTGCGCAAAATGGTACGGCTTTAAAAGTATCTACCAGTTACGGCAATAAGGCTTACTGTGAAGCACTAAAATCAGCCGCTCAGAAAGCCAAATTCCCGGCATTTACTCATCAAGAGGTATACCGCGACTTTCAAAAATCCCGTTTTGATATAGACGGTTAG
- a CDS encoding Vat family streptogramin A O-acetyltransferase, which yields MHGPDPYSTHPMKGFPQICFIKNTIKNPNIIVGDFTYYDDPEDSENFERNVLYHFPFIGDKLIIGNFCAIAKGVKFIMNGANHKMSGFSTFPFYIFGNGWEKATPQTDELPYKGDTVIGNDVWIGYEALIMPGVMIGNGAIISSRSVVTADVPAYAIVGGNPAKVIKKRFPDETIVTLEKLAWWNWPVEKITQNMMAIMANDIEALLT from the coding sequence ATGCACGGACCCGATCCCTACAGCACACATCCTATGAAAGGATTTCCTCAGATTTGCTTCATTAAAAATACGATAAAAAATCCTAATATCATAGTGGGTGATTTCACCTACTACGACGATCCCGAGGACTCGGAAAATTTTGAACGGAACGTCCTTTATCATTTTCCTTTTATTGGGGACAAATTAATCATTGGTAATTTTTGCGCCATAGCCAAAGGCGTTAAATTTATAATGAATGGGGCAAACCACAAAATGTCCGGATTCTCAACCTTCCCATTTTATATCTTCGGGAACGGATGGGAAAAAGCTACTCCACAAACGGATGAGTTACCCTACAAAGGCGACACCGTGATTGGTAACGATGTATGGATAGGGTATGAAGCTCTGATTATGCCTGGCGTGATGATTGGCAACGGAGCGATAATTTCCTCACGTTCGGTCGTCACTGCTGATGTTCCAGCCTATGCTATCGTGGGTGGCAATCCTGCAAAAGTGATTAAAAAACGCTTTCCAGATGAAACTATAGTGACACTGGAAAAGCTGGCATGGTGGAATTGGCCGGTGGAAAAGATCACGCAGAATATGATGGCAATAATGGCAAATGATATTGAAGCATTGCTTACTTGA
- the mdtN gene encoding multidrug transporter subunit MdtN gives MATIKHSAIKRKIALVIAAVIILAACFFGWLTLKTSRLNPLSEDAVLNANIVNISSSVPGRIIILNAVENGRVKKGDVLFTLDPYIYQMAVDQARADLEIAEATMSTQHRTVVAERSNSGITQDQISSAQANLNLATQTLARLQPLEAKGYVTRQQLDDAATAKRNAEIMLQQAKKQNVAADALVSNTDASQALVRARRAALAIAEKQLADTVIRAPHDGLVVGLNIAAGENVLPNQSIFTLIDSQRWYASAYYRETELPHIRIGDCATVYAMQDRRTMMTGRVQGIGWGVISQDQINLPRSLPYVPKSLNWVRVEQRFPVRIVIDKPVAELMRVGATATVTVRSQDDCQ, from the coding sequence ATGGCCACTATAAAACACTCCGCAATCAAACGCAAAATAGCCCTCGTTATTGCCGCAGTCATTATTCTGGCGGCCTGCTTCTTCGGCTGGCTAACCCTAAAAACCAGCCGGCTTAACCCGCTATCTGAAGATGCGGTACTTAATGCCAATATTGTTAATATCAGCAGTTCCGTACCAGGGCGCATTATTATACTGAATGCGGTGGAAAACGGGCGGGTTAAAAAAGGCGACGTCCTTTTTACTCTCGACCCTTACATCTATCAGATGGCGGTGGACCAGGCCCGCGCCGATTTAGAAATAGCAGAAGCCACGATGAGCACCCAGCACCGCACGGTAGTGGCCGAGCGCTCTAACTCCGGTATTACTCAGGATCAGATAAGCAGCGCCCAGGCAAACCTCAACCTGGCTACCCAGACGCTCGCCCGCTTGCAGCCGCTGGAGGCCAAAGGCTATGTCACCCGCCAGCAGCTTGATGATGCGGCGACGGCAAAACGTAATGCTGAAATTATGCTGCAGCAGGCAAAAAAACAGAATGTTGCTGCGGATGCGCTGGTAAGTAATACCGATGCCTCCCAGGCTCTGGTACGGGCACGCCGCGCTGCGCTGGCCATTGCCGAAAAACAGCTTGCCGATACCGTTATTCGCGCCCCTCACGATGGCTTAGTCGTAGGGCTAAATATCGCTGCGGGAGAAAACGTACTGCCCAATCAGTCTATTTTTACGCTGATTGATAGCCAGCGCTGGTATGCATCTGCCTACTACCGGGAAACCGAGTTACCCCACATCAGGATTGGTGACTGCGCCACGGTGTACGCCATGCAGGACCGCCGTACGATGATGACAGGCCGGGTGCAGGGCATCGGCTGGGGCGTAATCTCCCAGGACCAGATCAATCTGCCGCGCAGCCTGCCCTACGTACCAAAATCGCTCAACTGGGTCCGGGTTGAGCAACGTTTCCCGGTGCGTATTGTCATCGATAAGCCGGTGGCAGAATTAATGCGCGTGGGAGCAACGGCTACTGTGACTGTACGAAGCCAGGATGATTGCCAGTAA
- a CDS encoding MerR family transcriptional regulator: protein MKELDIRHVADLTGITPSALRYYEKKGLIKPVGRNGLRRQYNENVINKLQLISLGQAAGFSLSEIATMFSSEGALSLDRLQLLQRAKETDDTIRKLRLLSRGLKHVACCTKTEHSGCEEFNRIVSKGLRLIR, encoded by the coding sequence ATGAAGGAACTGGATATCAGGCACGTCGCTGACCTTACGGGCATTACCCCGTCGGCGTTGCGCTATTACGAGAAGAAAGGACTTATCAAACCTGTTGGGCGTAATGGTCTAAGAAGACAGTACAATGAAAATGTGATTAATAAACTGCAGCTGATTTCGCTTGGGCAGGCTGCGGGATTTTCTCTGAGTGAAATAGCCACAATGTTTAGTTCAGAAGGCGCACTTTCATTAGACCGCTTGCAGCTTCTGCAACGTGCAAAAGAGACTGACGACACTATCCGTAAACTCCGGCTGTTAAGTCGGGGACTGAAACATGTCGCATGTTGTACAAAGACTGAGCACTCCGGCTGCGAAGAATTCAATAGAATTGTTTCGAAAGGGCTGCGGCTCATCAGGTAA
- a CDS encoding MFS transporter, whose product MPLVTKTFNHKALMRIAMVMAFMQFTNALEYMMFNPIFAFMAADFAVPVSFSGYVSGMYTSGAVLSGVIAFYWIGHFNKNRFLITNMVLLGLLTFLTTFTSSFSLLLALRFCAGLVGGTTMGVGISIVINNAPAELRGKMLATVIASFSMVSIAGMPTILFLSTHYGWHVALWLISTFCLLALPLIVFIIPRDSISSDTLHTLPLNVDTLLFASTNAFVQFSPMLVIPVLVPLLIQQLGVSQDLLPWLFLIGGVAGYLSTKITGMLTSRFSALALATGSTSVFILSLLIPTFGDKHTALFITVFLGAAYSRLVSSSALTIQFPDNGQRAGFSSLQTSIMYLITTVAFFLSAFLFPDRGMAPQNMNTLLSVCAISASGFPVIVIILQKKLAKRIIQPDRHITD is encoded by the coding sequence ATGCCACTGGTCACAAAAACGTTTAACCATAAAGCCCTTATGCGGATAGCCATGGTAATGGCTTTTATGCAGTTCACTAATGCGCTGGAATATATGATGTTCAACCCTATTTTTGCATTTATGGCAGCCGATTTCGCAGTTCCCGTATCATTTTCCGGCTATGTGTCAGGTATGTACACGTCTGGTGCAGTACTTTCAGGCGTTATCGCCTTTTACTGGATTGGTCATTTCAATAAAAACCGTTTTTTAATTACCAACATGGTGCTATTAGGGCTACTGACATTTTTGACGACTTTCACCTCAAGTTTTAGTCTTCTGCTGGCACTACGATTTTGTGCAGGTCTGGTAGGCGGTACGACAATGGGGGTGGGTATAAGTATAGTGATAAACAATGCACCGGCTGAGTTGCGTGGAAAAATGCTGGCGACGGTAATTGCGTCCTTTTCGATGGTAAGCATTGCAGGAATGCCCACGATATTATTTTTGTCTACACATTATGGCTGGCATGTCGCGTTGTGGTTAATCAGTACATTCTGTTTATTGGCATTGCCGCTGATTGTATTCATCATACCCCGGGATTCGATTTCTTCCGACACGCTACACACGCTTCCTCTCAATGTGGATACTTTACTCTTCGCCTCCACTAATGCGTTTGTACAGTTTAGTCCGATGCTGGTCATTCCCGTCCTGGTACCATTGTTGATCCAGCAGTTGGGCGTTTCACAAGACCTGTTGCCCTGGTTGTTCTTAATCGGGGGAGTTGCAGGTTATCTGTCTACAAAAATCACTGGCATGTTAACCTCTCGCTTTTCTGCTTTAGCTCTGGCTACAGGGTCAACCAGCGTCTTTATTCTGAGCTTGTTAATACCCACCTTCGGTGATAAGCATACGGCGTTGTTTATTACGGTATTTCTCGGTGCCGCTTACAGTCGTCTGGTTTCATCTTCAGCGCTTACGATTCAGTTTCCTGATAACGGCCAACGGGCCGGATTCTCTTCATTGCAGACATCAATAATGTATCTGATTACCACCGTCGCATTTTTTCTGTCTGCTTTTCTGTTCCCCGATCGCGGCATGGCACCACAAAATATGAACACGTTGCTGTCGGTATGTGCAATTTCCGCATCAGGGTTCCCAGTTATCGTTATTATTCTGCAAAAGAAACTGGCTAAGCGTATTATCCAGCCGGATCGGCATATTACTGATTAG
- a CDS encoding DUF2938 domain-containing protein → MDIIIFFKIVIAGTGATLAMDTWSLFQKRVLKIPPLNYALVGRWILGIPHGKFRHHTILSTSPVRGEYLTGWVFHYLTGILFAIIPLLLSAINWFHEPSLIVGVLTGLLTLIAPFLILQPALGFGIAASRTPRPWLARLLSLLTHLAYGIGLYGVTFFMALASRLY, encoded by the coding sequence GTGGATATCATTATTTTTTTTAAAATTGTTATAGCAGGAACAGGCGCAACACTGGCCATGGATACCTGGTCACTGTTTCAAAAACGCGTTTTAAAAATCCCGCCGTTGAATTATGCGCTGGTCGGTCGCTGGATTTTAGGGATCCCACACGGCAAATTCAGACACCACACTATCCTTTCAACGTCACCGGTACGTGGAGAATATCTTACTGGCTGGGTGTTTCATTATTTAACAGGAATACTCTTTGCCATTATCCCGCTTTTACTTAGTGCAATAAACTGGTTCCATGAGCCGTCTCTTATCGTCGGCGTATTGACAGGTTTGTTAACGTTGATTGCTCCATTCTTAATTTTGCAACCCGCGCTGGGCTTTGGCATCGCTGCCAGTCGCACACCTCGTCCATGGCTGGCGCGTCTATTGAGCCTGTTGACGCATCTTGCCTACGGTATTGGATTATACGGCGTCACTTTTTTTATGGCGTTAGCATCGCGCCTTTATTGA
- a CDS encoding TolC family protein has translation MMSKAPARLTAVVGIALILNGCVTDSADRAPSSSSVPWQVPPSSAEFTPPPSSAVTLDPAQPTIDTTHAYSLAELINVAQLNNPDTRIAWQQARQAAFAVGLTESIFLPMITASVVGGYQHTRTPLPYTLGERDTLKTNSHQVVPALVLQWLLFDFGQRQAIKDAAEHVSFAANMGFNGVHQKIIFDVMRTYYQYGAARSRSANTAEMLANSQKILEAVEARRRQGVATVVELAQTRQIVAQAELNRVLANNSESEARQGLYAALGIPADTRINVDFPAYNKTLKPVVPPSRAVIEQALAQRPDILASYSLALAAKKGISAAQADYLPKIYLAGALASGHGQFDIQGLPAIGQQTSASNILIGVTVPLYDGGMRAIRVQAARSRADSANETFKKTHDAAAREIVVAADVLQSASAANKAAINLVNTAVVTYDAALDAYRQGVGTVTVASEAANNLLTARQAETDARTAVLIAAANLAFVMGDITQAASTTE, from the coding sequence ATGATGAGCAAAGCCCCGGCCCGGCTGACGGCTGTCGTGGGCATAGCGCTTATCCTGAATGGCTGCGTAACGGACTCTGCGGATCGTGCGCCTTCCTCGTCTTCTGTACCATGGCAGGTGCCACCGTCTTCGGCAGAATTTACGCCACCGCCATCCTCAGCAGTGACGCTGGACCCGGCTCAGCCGACCATTGATACGACACATGCCTACTCTCTGGCTGAGTTGATCAATGTGGCACAATTAAATAATCCTGATACCCGTATTGCCTGGCAACAGGCCCGGCAGGCGGCTTTCGCGGTAGGATTAACCGAGTCCATCTTTTTACCCATGATCACCGCAAGCGTAGTGGGCGGATATCAGCATACGCGTACACCGTTACCCTATACCCTCGGGGAGCGCGACACCTTAAAGACCAATTCTCATCAGGTAGTGCCAGCCCTGGTTCTTCAGTGGCTGCTATTTGATTTTGGCCAGCGGCAGGCTATTAAGGATGCGGCTGAACATGTCTCTTTTGCCGCCAATATGGGCTTTAACGGCGTACATCAAAAAATTATTTTCGATGTAATGCGCACTTATTATCAGTATGGCGCAGCCCGATCCCGCAGCGCCAACACCGCTGAGATGTTAGCCAACAGCCAGAAAATCCTGGAGGCAGTGGAAGCGCGGCGGCGTCAGGGGGTGGCTACTGTCGTCGAACTGGCGCAGACCAGGCAGATAGTTGCCCAGGCAGAGTTAAACCGGGTGCTTGCCAATAATAGCGAAAGTGAAGCCCGCCAGGGGCTTTATGCCGCGCTGGGTATCCCGGCCGATACCCGAATAAACGTTGATTTTCCTGCCTACAATAAGACGCTTAAACCGGTGGTTCCGCCGTCCCGGGCGGTCATTGAACAGGCGCTGGCTCAGCGGCCCGATATTTTAGCGAGTTATTCATTAGCGCTGGCGGCTAAAAAAGGCATTAGCGCAGCTCAGGCCGACTATTTGCCCAAAATTTATCTGGCGGGGGCCTTAGCCAGCGGCCACGGCCAGTTCGATATTCAGGGGTTACCTGCTATTGGGCAACAAACCTCGGCGTCAAATATCCTGATAGGCGTAACGGTGCCGCTGTACGACGGGGGAATGCGTGCAATACGCGTCCAGGCCGCCCGGTCACGGGCCGACTCGGCAAACGAAACCTTTAAAAAGACGCATGACGCTGCGGCCCGGGAAATTGTCGTGGCAGCCGATGTGTTGCAGTCCGCTTCTGCCGCCAATAAGGCCGCCATCAATCTGGTTAATACCGCGGTGGTAACCTACGATGCGGCCCTCGACGCCTACAGGCAGGGTGTTGGTACAGTCACCGTGGCCAGTGAAGCCGCCAATAATTTATTGACTGCCCGTCAGGCAGAGACTGACGCGCGTACTGCGGTACTGATAGCCGCAGCCAATCTGGCGTTTGTGATGGGAGACATCACCCAGGCAGCCAGTACCACGGAGTGA
- a CDS encoding LysR family transcriptional regulator, which translates to MRPALDFFSLKVFIAVVDRESFVGASKVLEMPTSNVSRCIAQLEEKLNLQLIERSTRHMKLTQAGHLLYTRAKPLLEALEQTETELTLRQMQLKGPLRICIPNEAGPALLGSVIADFACQYPDLEISCVTNFSGLESLRDDLDLAIIITRGLMDNSDYIARHLMTIPCTIVAAPSVIQRYGTPSRIQQFEGLPCITTVSALKGTPWQFVNKKGGFETIKVNGHYRVNSGEMAGCAAVAGVGFAILSKQACQSYIRDGRLIEIEFEQSAAPLQLFALYSDRRYLPAKTRALIDFMHQKLDGGQLKTP; encoded by the coding sequence ATGCGTCCGGCTCTTGATTTTTTTAGTCTGAAAGTGTTCATTGCTGTGGTGGATAGAGAAAGTTTTGTTGGGGCATCTAAAGTCCTTGAAATGCCAACATCAAATGTTAGCCGTTGTATTGCCCAGTTAGAAGAAAAGCTGAATCTTCAGCTCATTGAACGCAGTACCCGACATATGAAACTTACCCAGGCTGGACACTTACTCTATACCCGGGCAAAGCCATTACTGGAGGCGCTTGAGCAAACTGAGACAGAATTAACGTTGCGTCAAATGCAACTCAAGGGTCCATTACGTATCTGTATTCCCAATGAAGCAGGTCCTGCCTTGCTGGGTTCTGTTATTGCCGATTTCGCCTGTCAGTACCCGGACCTGGAGATCAGCTGTGTCACAAATTTTTCAGGCCTCGAATCTCTACGAGATGATCTGGATTTAGCGATCATTATTACTCGTGGTTTGATGGATAACAGCGACTACATAGCCCGTCATCTGATGACGATACCCTGCACCATTGTTGCAGCCCCCTCCGTCATTCAGCGCTATGGCACGCCTTCTCGTATTCAGCAATTTGAAGGATTACCCTGCATTACAACAGTAAGCGCACTGAAAGGTACTCCGTGGCAGTTTGTTAATAAGAAAGGGGGATTCGAGACAATTAAAGTTAACGGGCATTATCGGGTAAACAGCGGGGAGATGGCAGGTTGCGCTGCGGTAGCAGGTGTTGGTTTTGCCATTCTTTCGAAGCAAGCCTGCCAATCCTACATTCGCGATGGGCGGTTAATCGAAATTGAGTTTGAACAATCAGCAGCGCCACTACAGTTATTCGCACTTTATTCAGATCGGCGTTACTTGCCTGCTAAAACAAGAGCGCTCATTGATTTCATGCATCAGAAATTGGACGGGGGTCAGTTAAAAACTCCCTGA